A window of the Mus pahari chromosome 1, PAHARI_EIJ_v1.1, whole genome shotgun sequence genome harbors these coding sequences:
- the Sfr1 gene encoding swi5-dependent recombination DNA repair protein 1 homolog, which translates to MAEEEGNQEFTSKMXNPSDSASTSPVATQASENPPSPPTSPVAPQPXENPPSPPTSPVAPQPSENPPSPPTSPDAPQPSENPASPQTSPDAPQPSENPASPQTSPDAPQPTENPASPPTSPVAPQTSENPASPLSNSSGKQPLSGTPKERLKKARSSSHSFCSVVKRIKVENEENNQTLSEPGESSKEENCSKAQESLKNKDSEPGEKSSKDKNTCESKSLNTGSSNALPKESEDLTVRERLKEEKMKLTRQVEEKEDLLRRLKLVKMYRIKNDVTELENLIKKWRKCGQRLLCELQSIMSEDEDEKLTLTELIDFYGIDDNLLHYNRSEEEFTGV; encoded by the exons ATGGCTGAGGAAG aaggAAATCAGGAGTTCACTTCCAAGATGNAAAACCCATCAGATTCAGCATCGACTTCACCTGTTGCTACGCAGGCCAGTGAGAATCCACCATCACCCCCGACTTCACCTGTGGCTCCTCAGCCCANTGAGAATCCACCATCACCCCCGACTTCACCTGTGGCTCCTCAGCCCAGTGAGAATCCACCATCACCCCCGACTTCACCCGACGCCCCTCAGCCCAGTGAGAATCCAGCATCACCCCAGACTTCACCTGATGCCCCTCAGCCCAGTGAGAATCCAGCATCACCCCAGACTTCACCTGACGCCCCTCAGCCCACTGAGAATCCAGCATCACCCCCAACTTCACCTGTCGCTCCTCAGACCAGTGAGAATCCAGCATCACCCCTTTCGAATAGTTCAGGAAAACAA CCTCTGAGTGGAACACCTAAAGAAAGGTTAAAGAAAGCAAGATCTTCATCTCATTCATTTTGTAGTGTGGTGAAGCGTATTAAGgtagagaatgaagaaaataatcagacCCTTTCAGAACCAGGAGAatcttcaaaagaagaaaattgttcAAAGGCCCAAGAAagcttgaaaaacaaagacagtgagCCTGGAGAAAAGAGCTCAAAGGATAAAAACACATGTGAATCTAAGTCACTGAATACTGGGTCATCTAATGCCCTACCAAAGGAGTCTGAGGATTTGACCGTTAGAGAAagattgaaggaagaaaaaatgaaactGACTAGGCAGGTTGAAGAGAAGGAAGACCTTCTTCGGAGGTTAAAGTTGGTCAAGATGTATAGAATAAAG AATGACGTGACTGAGTTAGAGAATTTAATAAAGAAGTGGAGGAAGTGTGGTCAGCGGCTGCTGTGTGAACTGCAGTCTATCATGTCCGAGGACGAGGACGAGAAGCTGACTCTCACTGAGTTGATCGACTTCTATGGGATAGATGACAACTTGCTGCACTATAATAGAAGTGAAGAAGAATTTACAGGggtttga